Proteins encoded within one genomic window of Saccharicrinis carchari:
- a CDS encoding polyprenol monophosphomannose synthase yields MSDSLVIIPTYNEKENIEDILGVVFNLPKEFHVLIIEDNSPDGTAAIVKRLQKEKYEGSLHILERKGKLGLGTAYLTGFKWGIERKYEFIFEMDADFSHPPEKLLALYDACKNGADLAIGSRYKSGVNVVNWPMGRVLMSYFASVYVRMVTGMKIMDTTAGFKCYRRNTLETIPLDKIKLRGYAFQIEMKFTTWKYGFEIVEVPIVFTDRQKGTSKMSGGIFNEAVWGVIKMKVGSWFKKYEKPARLAPNGGK; encoded by the coding sequence CGAAAAAGAAAATATCGAGGATATTTTGGGCGTAGTGTTCAATTTACCCAAAGAATTTCATGTGCTGATTATAGAAGATAATTCGCCGGATGGTACTGCAGCTATTGTGAAAAGACTTCAAAAGGAAAAATATGAGGGTAGCCTTCATATTTTGGAACGCAAAGGAAAGCTTGGTTTGGGGACGGCCTACCTGACTGGCTTTAAATGGGGGATAGAGAGAAAATACGAATTTATTTTTGAGATGGATGCTGACTTCTCGCATCCCCCAGAAAAACTGCTTGCCTTATACGATGCTTGTAAAAATGGGGCCGATTTGGCTATTGGTTCGCGATATAAATCGGGAGTTAACGTGGTGAACTGGCCTATGGGGAGGGTGTTAATGTCGTACTTTGCTTCGGTATATGTACGCATGGTTACGGGCATGAAAATTATGGATACCACAGCGGGGTTTAAATGCTATCGACGTAACACTTTGGAGACCATTCCGTTGGATAAGATTAAGCTGAGAGGTTATGCTTTTCAGATAGAAATGAAGTTTACGACCTGGAAATATGGTTTTGAAATTGTAGAAGTACCTATTGTTTTTACTGACCGACAAAAAGGGACGTCGAAAATGAGTGGCGGAATTTTTAATGAGGCCGTGTGGGGCGTGATAAAAATGAAGGTGGGCAGTTGGTTTAAGAAGTATGAGAAGCCCGCCCGGCTTGCTCCAAATGGAGGGAAATAA